DNA from Sulfurimonas gotlandica GD1:
AGATGATTTTTTTACAGGTGTAAAAAATCTTGTAGAAGATAAGGATAAATACATAAAAGATATAAAAAATATAGTTGAAAAGTTTACAAATGATGTAAGAGCATTCTATTCTCAGGATGATAGAGAGAGAGGTTATATACTATCAAAAGATAGAGATTCAAATAAAAAAGAATTTCCTCTTCTTAGTGTAAGTGCTTCAATTTTAATGATTCATGAAAACTCTAAAAATAGATCTATTGAGAAGATAAACAATATTCTCTCCATACAAAAAAAAGTTGCAAAAGATGAGTTCTCTCACATCTCACTAAGTTGTATGATATAAGCCAAAACAATAAATTAAATATTTAATTTTTAAATCATAGTTTAACTCTTTAGATGCTAAAATCTTTAGAATTTAATTTGGAGTTGCATGTGAAAGAGTCTTCTGAAGTATTAGCAAGAAAATATCGTCCATCAAATTTTGATGAGCTTATAGGTCAAGATACTATAGCGCAGACACTTTCACTTGCACTTGACTCTAATAGACTCTCTCATGCATATCTTTTCTCTGGCCTTCGCGGAAGCGGGAAGACTTCAACTGCCCGTATATTTGCAAAAGCTCTTATATGTGAGCAGGGAATGTCGCATGAACCTTGCGGGGTTTGTCAAAACTGTAAACTGGCAGTCGAAAACCGACACATGGATATAGTTGAGATGGATGCTGCATCTTCACGAAAGATAGACGACATTAGAGACCTGATAGAACAAACAAAATACAGACCTGCATCAGCTAGATTCAAAATATTTATCATCGATGAAGTTCACATGCTAACAAAAGAGGCTTTTAACGCGCTTTTAAAGACACTAGAAGAGCCACCAGCGTATGTCAAGTTCATCTTAGCTACGACTGACCCGCTAAAACTTCCTGCGACTATTTTGAGTCGTACTCAACACTTTAGATTTAAATCAATCGCAACCAAGAAAATCATAGATCATTTAGCTCATATTTTAAACTTAGAAGAGATTAAATATGAAACTGATGCTCTGGAAATACTTGCCAGAAGTGGAAACGGAAGTTTAAGAGACACTCTTACTCTACTCGATCAAGCAATCATCTATTCTAAAAATCATGTAGATGTTAACACCGTAACGGATATGCTTGGACTTGTAGACCCTAAGTTTATTATGGATCTCTTTAGTGCTGTCTTTGCCAAAGATTATGCCAGTCTTGTGCAATATACAAAAATACTAGAAGATTATGAAGCTGAGATGGTTGTAGATGAGCTTATAGCTTATCTTAAAGAGCGCATGTACAATCAAGATGCACTCTTTTCTACTCTTGTATTAGATAGATTCTTTAGAATACTTAGTGATTCAAAATCACTATTTAGTATCAATGCTGACGGTTCATTTGTTCTCTCTCTTATATTTTTCAAAATGGTTGAAGCTCTTCGTATAAAAGAGGTTGATCAGATGATAGAATCTCTTCAAAAAGAGATAAAAAGACCTGAGATATCTAGCATAAATATAGAGCCTCTCAAGAGAGTTCAGGTTGAAGCAGTAGAGCCACAAGATCAAGTAGCATCTACCGAATCTATTCAAGAATATTATCAAGAAGAAGATGAGATGCTACATCAAGAGACTCATATTCCTGAGCCTCAGCCAGAGATGCCAAACCTCTCTCTTAAGATGTTTAATGAATTAATAGCTAGTGTAAAGGACAGAAATTCCGAACTTGGTAGATGTTTCGAAGAGTCTATCAGTTTTGTATCTTATGAAGAAGAAATTCTTACTTGGGAGAGTTGTGCAAATGAAGAGTGTAAAAAGACTCTGACTCACGGCTACTCAGCTATAAAACAACTGGTACGTGAGACATTTGGTTTTGAGACAAAGATCAAACATCAAGCCTGCACAAAAGAAATAGAAGAAAAAAAAAATCCACCTGAACCAGAATCTCTAAAGCCTGAGCTTCAAGCACAAATAAAGCAACCTCAGATGCAACATGAGCAGAGTATGTCTATGATCGAAGATGCTGAAATGGGTGGAAGTGCTAGTTGTGTAACTAACTGCTCATCTACTGAAAATGAAATCAAAGAAATCAATGGAACTAACATTAAAGATGAGCCTATGGTTCAAAAAGCCATAGAACTATTTGAAGCTACAAAGATAACTATACAGTCTAAAATTTAATATACTACTCAAAAAACATATCTCTACAGCATAGTTCTTCTTTGTTGCAAAACTCCAAAATATTTCTATATGGAGTTGAGTTTCTTCTTTTTATAGTAGCAAAATTTGCTTGTGACATATCAAGAGCATCTGCCACATCTTTATCTAAAACTTTTCTGTTTTTACTTGACGCTAAATAGAGCTTTAACTCCGATATAATGGCCTCAAAATCTCTCATATTTATTCCTACTTAATTAATAGTATAAATATAACTCAATAAAAAAAATCTTTGCGATTATATGGCAAATTGCTATTTTATTAGCATCTCTTTAAGAGAAAAACTAAAAACTGAGCCCTCTGCAAACTGAGATTTTATTTGCAGTTTAGAGTTGTGCATCTTTAAAATATAACTAACCATAGCTAGCCCTATACCCATAGAGTTGTCCCAAGTATTTTTTTTCACTCTGTAAAACTTGGCAGTCACCTTGTCTATGTTCTCCTCTTGTATGCCGATACCCTTGTCTATCACTGAGAGTTCATTATCTTTTAAAACCACATTTACTTCCACCTCAGAGTACTTTAGAGCATTGTCTACTAGGTTGATTAGAGCTAGCTCTATCATAGTCTTATCAGCTTCTATCATAGTTTTTGTAGCTTCTAGAGTTATCTCTCTGTCTCTGTATTTCAAAGAGAGGTTTGAGACGACCTCTTCACAAAGGGTCTTCATATCAAAGCGTTTAATTTCCATTTTCAAATCATCATTTTCTAGCTTAACCGACAGTGCTAAACGGTCTAGCATCTGAGATATCTTATCTCCATTTGAGCTAATCTTACTGAGGAACTTTTCACGTATCTTTGGATTGATATCTGGGTCTTCTTGAAGTGTCTGCGTATATCCGATTATTGAAGCAACAGGATTTTTGAACTCATGAGAAATAGCTGACAATATGTCATTTCTCTGCTTGTTCATGAGTCTAAGTTTTGCAGTATATTTTCGCTTTTGTTTATCTCTAGTGCTTAACTTTTTCACAAGATTTTTAAGCATTAAAGATATCTGTAAAAACTCATAAAAGTACTTTGTCTTTATGATGGCATTATAGTTTTTATTTGAGATCTCATCTAGAAAGATAGTGATTTGCTCGATATCATAAATGATTCTTGCACTCATTCTTTTTGAGATATAAAATGCGATAAGGACAACTGTTAAAAATACAAGAAAAAGCTTAGACCATAAAGAGTAAAAATCACTCATAACCTGAGCCAAACTCATAGAGAGTCTGATATAGATATTTTTATCACGATAAGAAAACTTCTTAGCTACATATAAAAAATCTACTTTGAGTGTTTTGGAGTATCTTGTTATATGCGAGAACTCATCTTTATTTGCCTGCATGATTTCATATCTTGAGGCATGGTTATCCATAGTTGATTTATCTGCACTTGACTCAGCAATGACCACACCATCTGCATCTATCATAGTGACTCTAAGATTTGTATGTTTATTTACTATAAGAGAATAAGCATCTAAATCATCTATTTTTTCTAAATCAAGTCCCATCATGACTATGGCATTTTCTAAGTGATTTTCACTATGTTCTATTATAATTGATTTAAGAGCCACATAACTAATCAGAGATGTAATAAAAAGAGTTCCTACAAAAAGAAGTAAAAACTTTATAATAAATATCTGGTGTATTTTTAGCACAACTTGTATCCAACTCCGCGAACTGTTTGAATATACTCTTTTGTCTTATCAGGATCAATCTTTTCTTTCAGGCGGTTTATAGCAACATTTACAGTTTTATACTGATATGCTTCACCGTCACCCCATACATTTGTAAGAAGATAATCACGGTCTAAAACACTGTTTTTGTTGATGATAAACTCATATAAAAGATCGAATTCCAGTTTTGTAATCTCTACACTCTCGCCATCAACAAGTAATTCTCTTGTACTCTTGTCAAGCAGTAAATCTCTATGGGAAATCTGCCCTTCATTATATTTTTTAGTAGTTCTTCTGAGTATTGATTTTACACGTAAGATGAGCTCTTTCATATTAAAAGGTTTAGTCATGTAGTCATCTCCGCCTCTTAAAAAGCCCTCTTCTATATCTGTGTCTCTATTTTTTGCACTTAGGTAGATTACAGG
Protein-coding regions in this window:
- a CDS encoding HAMP domain-containing sensor histidine kinase, with translation MLKIHQIFIIKFLLLFVGTLFITSLISYVALKSIIIEHSENHLENAIVMMGLDLEKIDDLDAYSLIVNKHTNLRVTMIDADGVVIAESSADKSTMDNHASRYEIMQANKDEFSHITRYSKTLKVDFLYVAKKFSYRDKNIYIRLSMSLAQVMSDFYSLWSKLFLVFLTVVLIAFYISKRMSARIIYDIEQITIFLDEISNKNYNAIIKTKYFYEFLQISLMLKNLVKKLSTRDKQKRKYTAKLRLMNKQRNDILSAISHEFKNPVASIIGYTQTLQEDPDINPKIREKFLSKISSNGDKISQMLDRLALSVKLENDDLKMEIKRFDMKTLCEEVVSNLSLKYRDREITLEATKTMIEADKTMIELALINLVDNALKYSEVEVNVVLKDNELSVIDKGIGIQEENIDKVTAKFYRVKKNTWDNSMGIGLAMVSYILKMHNSKLQIKSQFAEGSVFSFSLKEMLIK
- a CDS encoding response regulator transcription factor, giving the protein MSAKIVVVEDEEDLLELLEYNLEKEGFEVIGFLNTKTVSQILEEEEIDLLIMDRNLPGVEGSEFVANLREEGVLTPVIYLSAKNRDTDIEEGFLRGGDDYMTKPFNMKELILRVKSILRRTTKKYNEGQISHRDLLLDKSTRELLVDGESVEITKLEFDLLYEFIINKNSVLDRDYLLTNVWGDGEAYQYKTVNVAINRLKEKIDPDKTKEYIQTVRGVGYKLC
- a CDS encoding DNA polymerase III subunit gamma/tau, translated to MLKSLEFNLELHVKESSEVLARKYRPSNFDELIGQDTIAQTLSLALDSNRLSHAYLFSGLRGSGKTSTARIFAKALICEQGMSHEPCGVCQNCKLAVENRHMDIVEMDAASSRKIDDIRDLIEQTKYRPASARFKIFIIDEVHMLTKEAFNALLKTLEEPPAYVKFILATTDPLKLPATILSRTQHFRFKSIATKKIIDHLAHILNLEEIKYETDALEILARSGNGSLRDTLTLLDQAIIYSKNHVDVNTVTDMLGLVDPKFIMDLFSAVFAKDYASLVQYTKILEDYEAEMVVDELIAYLKERMYNQDALFSTLVLDRFFRILSDSKSLFSINADGSFVLSLIFFKMVEALRIKEVDQMIESLQKEIKRPEISSINIEPLKRVQVEAVEPQDQVASTESIQEYYQEEDEMLHQETHIPEPQPEMPNLSLKMFNELIASVKDRNSELGRCFEESISFVSYEEEILTWESCANEECKKTLTHGYSAIKQLVRETFGFETKIKHQACTKEIEEKKNPPEPESLKPELQAQIKQPQMQHEQSMSMIEDAEMGGSASCVTNCSSTENEIKEINGTNIKDEPMVQKAIELFEATKITIQSKI